From a single Lolium rigidum isolate FL_2022 chromosome 7, APGP_CSIRO_Lrig_0.1, whole genome shotgun sequence genomic region:
- the LOC124671967 gene encoding ethylene-responsive transcription factor ERF022-like translates to MDHDESSNEQPPNGSSSQYRGVRKRKWGKWVSEIRQPGTKTRIWLGSFESAEMAAVAHDVAALRLRGRDAQLNFPGSVDRLPRPASSHPEDVRAAAAEAAELVRCEPALVVEEARRASSRLRVEELVAGGRGSDEEFEVDSPRLWAEMAEAMLLDPPAWATAAGDMDQAANCWSHGSLWDAY, encoded by the coding sequence ATGGATCATGACGAGTCGAGCAATGAGCAGCCCCCGAACGGCAGCTCCTCGCAGTACAGGGGAGTGAGGAAGAGGAAGTGGGGCAAGTGGGTGTCGGAGATCCGGCAGCCGGGCACCAAGACCCGCATCTGGCTCGGCAGCTTCGAGTCggcggagatggcggcggtggcgcACGACGTGGCGGCGCTGCGGCTGCGCGGGCGGGACGCGCAGCTCAACTTCCCGGGCTCGGTGGACCGGCTGCCCCGCCCGGCCAGCTCGCACCCGGAGGACGTccgcgccgcggcggcggaggcggccgagCTGGTGCGCTGCGAACCGGCGCTCGTGGTGGAGGAGGCGCGGCGCGCGTCGAGCCGACTCCGGGTGGAGGAGCTGGTGGCGGGCGGGAGGGGGAGCGACGAGGAGTTCGAGGTGGACTCGCCCAGGCTGTGGGCCGAGATGGCGGAGGCCATGCTGCTGGACCCGCCGGCGTGGGCCACGGCCGCCGGCGACATGGACCAGGCTGCGAACTGCTGGTCGCACGGGTCTCTCTGGGACGCCTACTAG
- the LOC124671968 gene encoding uncharacterized protein LOC124671968 has translation MLLITLFTNIIGVVTIALVSIVSILGIICLSRSVHFQLWIKTRGYQRLSYFNGPWLTRITLIVVAFWWGIGEVLRLTFVNGEGMFTSDRTWQANVCKFYIISNLGFAEPGLFLLLAFLLSAALQKQELGTLNHKWNRKTIRAMLIICFPSLLWEACVVFIGPRVASDDGQTSNLAKYWYSASADHQGNVACTYPLLSSIFLGAFYIILIIYVMFVGGQMLSLVINKGLRRRIYMLIFATSILLPRAALLGLSIVPWPGEIAHESLVFVSFLVLMFAAMVGIVILVYFPVADTLGAQEHVEMQARQAIML, from the coding sequence ATGCTCTTGATCACACTTTTCACCAATATCATTGGTGTGGTGACCATTGCTCTTGTATCCATAGTTTCCATCTTGGGCATAATCTGTCTAAGCCGATCAGTGCATTTTCAACTTTGGATCAAAACGAGAGGCTACCAACGTCTTAGCTATTTCAATGGGCCATGGCTTACACGAATAACACTAATAGTGGTAGCATTCTGGTGGGGTATCGGAGAAGTACTTCGGCTCACTTTTGTGAATGGAGAAGGAATGTTTACTTCTGACCGTACATGGCAAGCTAATGTCTGCAAATTCTACATCATCTCAAATTTGGGATTTGCGGAGCCAGGATTATTCTTGTTGCTCGCTTTCCTTCTCAGTGCAGCTTTGCAGAAGCAAGAGCTTGGAACCTTAAACCACAAATGGAATCGGAAGACTATACGTGCCATGCTTATTATCTGCTTCCCTTCACTTCTCTGGGAAGCTTGTGTTGTTTTTATTGGTCCTCGTGTTGCTTCAGATGATGGGCAGAcatcaaatcttgcaaagtacTGGTATTCAGCCTCAGCCGACCACCAGGGCAATGTTGCATGCACATACCCGTTGCTCAGCAGCATATTTCTTGGGGCATTCTACATCATCTTAATCATTTATGTGATGTTTGTTGGAGGTCAGATGTTATCATTGGTGATCAACAAGGGGCTTCGGCGGAGGATATATATGCTAATATTTGCTACCTCGATATTACTTCCTCGAGCCGCACTTCTTGGGCTCTCTATTGTTCCATGGCCAGGTGAAATAGCCCATGAATCTCTTGTGTTCGTCTCCTTTCTGGTGTTGATGTTTGCTGCCATGGTCGGTATTGTGATTCTGGTATATTTCCCGGTTGCTGATACCTTAGGAGCTCAAGAGCATGTTGAGATGCAAGCAAGACAGGCAATTATGTTATGA
- the LOC124674706 gene encoding protein phosphatase methylesterase 1-like has protein sequence MDPAPLSTLREDGEPDESSSSPSAVSAAAVPPRPATHHSLHKYAPLDWSAYFDEERAVAIPDTDDVFNVYMAGSEGPVVFCLHGGGYSGLSFALAANQIKGKARVVAMDLRGHGKSTTSDDLDLSIETLTNDVIAAIQTLYGESPPAIILVGHSMGGSVAVHVAARKAFRNLHGLVVVDVVEGTAMASLIHMQKILLNRAQHFPSIEKAIEWSVKGGPLRNIDSARVSIPSTLKFDESKECFTYRTPLEKTEKYWKGWYEGLSDKFLSCPVQKILLLAGTDRLDRALTIGQMQGKFQMVVVRHTGHAIQEDVPEEFASHILNFISRNKIGPNGVEIPGLIKKWQN, from the exons ATGGATCCCGCGCCGCTCTCCACGCTGCGGGAGGACGGGGAACCCgacgaatcctcctcctccccctccgccgtctccgccgccgccgtgcctcctCGCCCCGCGACGCA CCACTCTCTCCACAAGTACGCGCCGCTGGACTGGTCGGCCTACttcgacgaggagcgcgccgtcgCCATCCCCGACACCGACGAC GTTTTCAATGTGTACATGGCCGGATCGGAAGGGCCCGTTGTCTTCTGCCTGCACGGTGGCGGCTACTCGGG GCTTTCATTTGCGCTAGCAGCTAATCAGATAAAGGGAAAAGCTCGTGTCGTTGCCATGGATTTACGGGGACATGGGAAATCTACCACAAGTGATGATTTGGATTTGTCCATTGAA ACTCTTACCAATGATGTAATAGCTGCTATACAGACATTGTACGGAGAGTCACCGCCAGCTATTATACTTGTTGGTCATAG caTGGGAGGTTCAGTGGCTGTACATGTGGCTGCAAGAAAGGCATTCCGCAATCTTCATGGTCTTGTTGTCGTTGATGTAGTTGAG GGAACAGCAATGGCTTCATTGATTCATATGCAGAAAATTTTATTAAATCGAGCACAGCACTTCCCAAGCATTGAAAAAGCA ATAGAATGGAGCGTCAAAGGTGGGCCGCTACGGAACATTGATTCTGCACGTGTTTCTATTCCATCTACCTTGAAGTTTGATGAATCAAAGGAATG CTTTACATACCGTACCCCTCTGGAGAAAACAGAGAAGTACTGGAAAGGATG GTACGAAGGTCTTTCGGACAAGTTCTTATCTTGTCCTGTACAAAAGATCCTATTATTAGCGGGCACTGATAGATTGGACAG GGCTTTAACAATTGGTCAAATGCAAGGGAAGTTTCAAATGGTAGTAGTTCGACACACTGGACATGCCATACAG GAAGATGTACCTGAAGAATTTGCATCACACATATTGAATTTCATATCTCGCAACAAAATAGGGCCTAATGGTGTTGAG ATACCCGGCCTTATAAAAAAATGGCAGAATTAG
- the LOC124675407 gene encoding GTP-binding protein YPTM1-like, which translates to MGNEFDYLFKLLLIGDSSVGKSCFLLRFADDAYVDSYISTIGVDFKIRTLEMEGKTIKLQIWDTAGQERFRTITSSYYRGAHGIIIVYDITDMESFNNVKQWLSEINKYANDSVRKLLVGNKCDLAESRVVDTAVAQAYADEIGIPFLETSAKESINVEEAFLAMSAAIKKSKAGSQLERQVSNLVQMKGQPIQQLQQKQKSSCCST; encoded by the exons ATGGGCAACGAATT CGACTACCTGTTCAAGCTCCTCCTCATCGGCGACTCCTCGGTCGGCAAGTCCTGCTTCCTCCTCCGTTTCGCC GATGATGCGTATGTGGACAGCTACATCAGCACCATCGGCGTTGACTTC AAAATCCGCACATTAGAGATGGAAGGGAAGACCATAAAATTGCAGATT TGGGACACGGCAGGACAGGAGCGGTTCAGAACCATCACGAGCAGCTACTACCGCGGAGCTCACGGGATCATT ATCGTCTACGACATCACGGACATGGAGAGCTTCAACAATGTCAAGCAATGGCTGAGCGAGATCAACAAGTATGCCAACGACAGCGTGCGCAAGCTTCTTGTTGGCAACAAGTGTGATCTGGCTGAGAGCAGGGTCGTTGACACTGCGGTAGCACAG GCCTACGCTGATGAGATAGGCATTCCTTTCCTAGAAACAAGTGCTAAAGAGTCCATCAATGTCGAGGAGGCGTTCTTGGCAATGTCTGCAGCAATCAAGAAGAG CAAAGCTGGCAGCCAACTTGAGAGGCAGGTCTCCAATCTGGTCCAGATGAAAGGCCAGCCAATTCAGCAGCTGCAGCAAAAGCAGAAGAGCAGTTGCTGTTCAACATGA
- the LOC124675405 gene encoding uncharacterized protein LOC124675405, with protein MLPLAHHPHLRPASRPPPPGRSPPARAARPRLLRRRSSGALALTRAQPPRAEAGETETSTAAATSSSSSVLSFLCPLLKFFGGGDPSQERNDIVEVATSSLSSLARLPWGSSVAASSGENVSPTTTTAPTLQLYEFEACPFCRRVREAMTELDLSAEVYPCPKGSLRHRDVVRNIGGKEQFPLLVDASTGVTMYESGDIVKYLFKQYGQGKSPSFGLLESTIFTGWVPTLLRAGRGMTMWSKAGAVPAEKLELFSFENNTYARFVREALCELELPYVLQNVGEGSSKMDSLSSIAGAKQVPYLVDPNTGFQSGDHKKILSYLFQQYSISS; from the exons ATGCTGCCCCTCGCCCACCATCCCCACCTCCGCCCTGCATCTCGGCCCCCGCCTCCCGGGCGCTCTCCTCCAGCTCGAGCAGCTCGGCctcgccttctccgccgccgctcgTCCGGCGCCCTCGCACTCACCCGAGCGCAACCTCCGAGGGCGGAAGCGGGCGAGACCGAGACCAGCACCGCCGCCgctaccagcagcagcagcagcgtccTTTCGTTCCTCTGCCCGCTCCTCAAGTTCTTCGGG GGCGGGGATCCTTCTCAGGAGCGGAATGACATCGTCGAG GTTGCCACATCTTCTCTATCAAGTTTAGCTAGGCTACCGTGGGGATCAAGTGTGGCAGCTAGTAGTGGAGAAAACGTTAGCCCAACAACAACAACTGCTCCGACTCTGCAACTATATGAGTTTG AGGCATGCCCCTTCTGTAGGAGAGTTCGGGAGGCCATGACTGAGCTTGATCTCTCTGCAGAG GTTTATCCTTGTCCCAAAGGATCACTGAGGCATAGAGACGTGGTCAGGAACATTGGAGGGAAGGAGCA GTTTCCACTTCTTGTTGATGCAAGTACTGGCGTTACAATGTATGAAAGTG GAGATATTGTGAAGTACCTGTTCAAACAGTATGGTCAAGGAAAAAGCCCTTCTTTTGGACTCCTTGAGAG TACAATTTTTACAGGATGGGTACCTACGCTTCTCCGAGCTGGAAGAGGTATGACAATGTGGAGCAAAGCTGGTGCAGTACCTGCAGAAAAGCTGGAACTCTTTTCGTTCGAGAACAATACC TATGCTAGGTTTGTCCGCGAGGCTCTCTGTGAATTGGAGCTTCCTTATGTTCTCCAGAACGTCGGAGAGGGGTCCTCGAAGATGGATTCACTATCGAGCATAGCAGGTGCAAAACAG GTACCATACCTGGTTGATCCAAACACTGGGTTCCAGTCGGGTGACCATAAGAAGATACTATCCTACTTATTTCAACAGTACTCTATTAGTAGCTAG
- the LOC124671969 gene encoding endoglucanase 11-like yields MSNSAALARPRPSPTARAVVFGVFFLLVWFSASHGVLAAGHPDYADALAKSLLFFQGQRSGRLPPDQAVTWRSDSATSDGSAANVDLSGGYYDGGDNVKFGFPMAFTATMLSWSIIEYGGRMGGRVHDARAAVRWATDYLLKAATATPGVLYVGVGDADADHRCWERPEDMDTPRTVYSVSASAPGSDVAGETAAALAAASVVFKAADPAYSRRLVAAARDVMAFAWQHQGKYSDHVGGGVSNYYPSYSGYTDELLWGSAWLLWATKNTSYLADALSLGASDGVDMFSWDNKLAGARVLLSRRVLVNGDKRLDAFARQAEDFICRVLPKSASPSSTTPYTPGGLMHRSDNANLQYVASASFLLTTYAKYMASSKSNRTLSCQNLPVTYRTLRALAKRQVDYVLGANPLGMSYMVGYADRWPRRIHHRASSMPSVAAHPARIGCQEGFDSYLYASGDNPNVLTGAVVGGPDQNDAFPDDRADYARSEPTTYTSAPLVGCLAYFAGSYKNK; encoded by the exons ATGAGCAATTCAGCTGCTTTGGCGAGACCGAGGCCGTCCCCAACAGCACGCGCGGTTGTGTTtggcgtcttcttcctcctcgtctggTTCTCCGCCAGCCATGGCGTCCTCGCCGCCGGACACCCTGACTACGCCGACGCTCTCGCCAAGTCGTTGCTCTTCTTCCAGGGGCAGAGGTCCGGCCGCCTGCCGCCGGACCAGGCCGTCACGTGGAGGTCCGACTCCGCCACGTCCGACGGCTCGGCTGCAAAC GTTGACCTCTCCGGTGGGTACTACGACGGCGGCGACAACGTCAAGTTCGGCTTCCCGATGGCGTTCACCGCGACCATGCTGTCGTGGAGCATCATCGAGTACGGCGGGCGGATGGGGGGGCGCgtgcacgacgcgcgcgccgcggtcCGGTGGGCGACGGACTACCTGCTGAAGGCGGCCACGGCGACCCCGGGCGTGCTCTACGTCGGCGTGGGCGACGCTGACGCGGACCACCGCTGCTGGGAGCGGCCGGAGGACATGGACACGCCGCGGACCGTGTACTCGGTGTCAGCGTCCGCCCCGGGGTCCGACGTCGCAGGGGAGACCGCGGCCGCGCTCGCCGCGGCCAGCGTGGTGTTCAAGGCCGCCGACCCGGCATACTCCAGGAGGCTGGTCGCGGCGGCCAGGGACGTGATGGCGTTCGCTTGGCAGCACCAGGGCAAGTACAGCGAccacgtcggcggcggcgtcagCAACTACTACCCGTCCTACTCCGGTTACACG GATGAGCTCCTATGGGGATCCGCGTGGCTGCTGTGGGCGACGAAGAACACCTCCTACCTCGCCGACGCCCTCTCCCTCGGCGCCAGCGACGGCGTCGACATGTTCAGCTGGGACAACAAGCTCGCCGGGGCGCGCGTCCTTCTCTCACGG AGGGTGCTGGTGAATGGCGACAAGAGGCTGGACGCGTTCGCGCGTCAGGCGGAGGACTTCATCTGCCGGGTCCTCCCCAagtccgcctcgccgtcgtccacgaCGCCGTACACTCCCGGCGGCCTGATGCACCGCTCCGACAACGCCAACCTGCAGTACGTCGCCTCCGCGAGCTTCCTGCTCACCACCTACGCCAAGTACATGGCCAGCTCCAAGTCCAACCGCACCCTCTCCTGCCAGAACCTCCCCGTCACCTACAGGACATTGCGAGCGCTCGCCAAGCGGCAGGTGGACTACGTGCTGGGCGCCAACCCGCTGGGCATGTCATACATGGTGGGCTACGCCGACCGGTGGCCGCGGAGGATCCACCACAGGGCGTCCTCGATGCCGTCCGTGGCCGCGCACCCGGCGCGCATCGGCTGCCAGGAAGGGTTTGACAGCTACCTCTACGCCTCCGGCGATAACCCCAACGTGCTCACCGGCGCTGTCGTCGGCGGGCCAGACCAGAACGACGCGTTCCCCGATGACCGCGCCGACTACGCGCGCTCGGAGCCCACCACATACACCAGCGCGCCTCTCGTCGGCTGCCTCGCATACTTCGCCGGGAGCTACAAGAACAAATGA